The proteins below are encoded in one region of Rhodothermus profundi:
- the sdhA gene encoding succinate dehydrogenase flavoprotein subunit codes for MIFSHDVVIVGAGGSGLMAALYAKEGGADVAVISKLHPLRSHTGAAQGGIGAALGNEEEDHWLWHAFDTVKGSDYLGDQDAIEIMCQDAPRTIIELEHYGVPFSRNKEGKIAQRRFGGHTRNFGEAPVRRACHAADRTGHAILHTLYDQCVKNQVRFYDEFQALDLIMTPDGVCCGVVAYELLTGEIHIFHAKMVCLATGGYGRVYKTTSNAHASTGDGMAIVLRSGLPLEDMEFVQFHPTGLYRLGILVTEGARGEGGILLNDKGERFMERYAPTVKDLAPRDLVSQCIYKEIREGRGINGKDYVYLDLRHVGREVIEKKLPEIATFCRTYLGIDPVKEPIPVAPTCHYAMGGIPTNYDGQVERAERGSIVPGLYAVGECACVSVHGANRLGTNSLVDLVVFGRRAGMHMAETLRKEGRRKEPLPDSPDQRTREMLEDILSRTQGEPVAVVRAALQQTMMDNVSVFRNEETLTTALEDLKQIRERAKRVVIRDKSKRFNTELMDAVELGFLVDLAEVITRSALNRTESRGAHSREDYPKRDDEHWLKHTLIYREDEGTYRFGYKAVTITRFQPKERKY; via the coding sequence ATGATTTTCTCACATGACGTCGTCATCGTTGGGGCTGGTGGTTCGGGCCTGATGGCGGCGCTTTACGCCAAGGAAGGAGGGGCGGACGTTGCGGTTATTTCTAAGCTTCATCCGCTTCGTTCGCACACTGGAGCGGCCCAGGGAGGAATCGGGGCTGCCCTGGGGAATGAAGAGGAGGACCACTGGCTCTGGCATGCCTTCGATACGGTAAAGGGGAGCGACTATCTAGGCGACCAGGATGCTATCGAAATCATGTGTCAGGATGCTCCCCGAACGATCATTGAGCTGGAGCACTACGGCGTGCCATTCAGCCGTAATAAAGAAGGGAAGATTGCGCAGCGGCGATTTGGGGGACATACGCGCAACTTTGGAGAAGCCCCGGTGCGGCGCGCCTGCCATGCTGCCGACCGAACCGGCCATGCCATCCTGCATACGCTCTACGACCAGTGCGTCAAAAATCAGGTTCGCTTCTATGATGAGTTTCAGGCGCTTGACCTGATTATGACGCCCGACGGGGTTTGCTGCGGCGTGGTGGCCTATGAACTGTTGACCGGCGAGATCCATATCTTCCATGCCAAGATGGTCTGCCTGGCTACAGGCGGCTACGGACGCGTTTACAAAACCACCTCCAACGCCCATGCCAGCACGGGCGACGGTATGGCCATCGTGCTCCGCAGCGGCCTGCCGCTTGAAGACATGGAGTTCGTCCAGTTTCATCCTACGGGGCTGTACCGGCTGGGCATCCTGGTGACGGAGGGGGCGCGTGGTGAAGGCGGTATTCTGCTGAATGATAAGGGCGAACGCTTCATGGAGCGCTACGCGCCTACGGTGAAGGACCTGGCCCCCCGTGATCTGGTCTCGCAGTGCATCTATAAAGAAATTCGTGAAGGGCGCGGCATCAATGGCAAAGACTATGTCTACCTAGACTTGCGCCACGTCGGGCGGGAAGTGATCGAAAAGAAACTCCCTGAAATCGCTACGTTCTGCCGCACGTATCTGGGAATTGATCCGGTAAAAGAGCCGATACCGGTGGCGCCTACCTGCCACTATGCCATGGGCGGGATCCCCACCAACTACGATGGCCAGGTAGAGCGGGCAGAGCGAGGGAGCATTGTCCCCGGGCTCTACGCCGTAGGCGAATGCGCCTGCGTCTCGGTGCACGGCGCCAACCGGCTGGGCACCAACTCGCTCGTTGACCTGGTGGTCTTTGGGCGTCGGGCGGGCATGCATATGGCCGAGACGCTCCGTAAGGAAGGGCGCAGAAAAGAACCGCTGCCGGACAGCCCAGACCAGCGCACCCGGGAAATGCTGGAGGATATCCTGAGCCGAACGCAGGGGGAACCGGTGGCCGTGGTGCGGGCAGCCCTCCAGCAGACCATGATGGATAATGTCTCGGTCTTCCGCAATGAGGAGACCCTGACCACGGCGCTAGAAGATCTCAAGCAAATCCGGGAACGGGCCAAGCGCGTGGTCATCCGCGATAAGAGCAAGCGCTTCAATACGGAGTTGATGGATGCTGTCGAGCTGGGCTTCCTGGTTGATCTGGCCGAAGTGATTACGCGCTCAGCCCTGAACCGGACGGAAAGCCGCGGCGCTCACTCCCGCGAAGACTATCCTAAACGCGACGACGAGCACTGGCTCAAACACACCCTGATTTATCGCGAAGACGAAGGCACCTACCGCTTTGGCTACAAAGCGGTAACAATTACCCGATTCCAGCCAAAAGAACGGAAGTACTGA
- a CDS encoding succinate dehydrogenase: MATQYGKTSRSHALNWFLHRITGTFLIFLLITHFWVQHYDAQTASVAAQVLSSEQIEAGALPDYPEAAKEAVRARYGPDAQVTPYDVVMLRLADPVYAVLWKGFNILFLIFALHHGFYGLNNILTDYIRHPFGRVLAQTLSWTLALVLLIVGLYSIIVAGWGYAPEF; this comes from the coding sequence ATGGCAACCCAGTATGGCAAGACGTCCCGCTCGCATGCACTCAACTGGTTTCTCCATCGCATTACGGGGACGTTTCTCATATTTTTGCTGATTACGCATTTCTGGGTGCAGCACTACGATGCGCAGACGGCCAGTGTGGCAGCCCAGGTGCTCTCCAGCGAGCAGATTGAGGCGGGCGCGCTGCCTGATTATCCAGAAGCTGCTAAAGAGGCGGTGCGGGCCCGCTATGGTCCCGACGCGCAGGTTACGCCGTATGACGTGGTTATGCTGCGGCTGGCCGATCCCGTGTACGCGGTGCTCTGGAAGGGTTTTAACATTCTGTTTTTGATTTTTGCGCTGCATCACGGGTTTTACGGACTGAACAACATCCTGACCGATTATATTCGACATCCCTTTGGACGTGTGCTGGCGCAGACGCTTTCCTGGACGTTGGCGCTGGTGCTGCTCATCGTGGGGCTGTACTCCATTATTGTAGCTGGATGGGGATATGCCCCTGAATTCTGA
- the sdhC gene encoding succinate dehydrogenase, cytochrome b556 subunit: protein MAVETIEPEVRRVRRLQRYRVHTGMLAWLLHRLTGIGLVVYLILHVWGLRALTDREAFNELIATYHAPIFKIGEFLLLAAVAYHALNGLRIVLIDFLGWHPHSKKLFWTLAIVCLFIIGVGGYPSLYAVVTYLAGS from the coding sequence ATGGCCGTTGAAACCATTGAGCCGGAGGTCCGGCGCGTTCGGCGTCTGCAGCGCTACCGCGTCCATACGGGCATGCTGGCGTGGTTGCTCCATCGCCTGACGGGTATCGGGCTGGTCGTATATCTCATCTTGCATGTCTGGGGGCTGCGGGCGCTTACCGATCGCGAGGCGTTTAACGAGCTGATCGCTACTTATCATGCGCCAATTTTCAAGATCGGGGAGTTTCTGCTGCTGGCAGCAGTAGCCTACCATGCGCTGAACGGGCTCCGGATCGTCCTGATTGATTTTCTTGGCTGGCATCCGCATTCTAAAAAGTTATTCTGGACGCTGGCTATTGTCTGTTTATTCATTATTGGCGTAGGCGGATATCCTTCGCTCTATGCCGTCGTTACGTATCTGGCCGGTTCATAA
- a CDS encoding Rne/Rng family ribonuclease has translation MAKEIIINAEKDQTRIAIVENGTLGEFYIEDAEHERTIGNIYLARVCRVMPSIQAAFVDIGQQQDAFLHFSDIAPSLPLQLKFLADPQPSVRKLAAEIEQHHQSLARRRHPRPHRTDPSETSADKSSGGAESTHRRRLDARLRGRRRSAQRRLQRKLSPQTPSAEAETATASSARLDFSPEALLKRDQPLLVKIIKEPISSKGSRVSTDISLAGRFLVLVPFANYVAVSKKITSYKERRRLRALAQSLVPEGFGVIVRTVAEGQNAKALDTDLRLLLEKWERIEKKLAEHPAPPLLLHEDVNMVSSVIRDLFSEDCTRILVDNPRLHRNIRSYVQAVAPHKVDAVQLYQGKAHIFAATGIAQQVAQAFESRVDLPSGGYLYIEHTEAMHVIDVNSGRAGRGLSQEENSLRVNLEAARVIAQQVRVRDLGGIIVIDFIDLKDEKNKKKVYDELKKEFKKDRAVTKILPMSDFGLVQITRQRLRPSLTTTFDKMAERLVREKAVPPASAQPTPEALLKAMERWLQTYRRESGRRHVTLRVHPFTAAYLTRRVPAYPTRWLLKHLVRVRLESDPHLPPLSFRFEDPATGEDLTDRFMIPQNGQLSENVPS, from the coding sequence ATGGCCAAGGAAATTATTATTAACGCTGAGAAGGATCAGACGCGCATTGCTATCGTCGAGAATGGGACCCTGGGCGAGTTTTACATTGAGGATGCCGAACATGAACGCACCATTGGCAACATCTATCTGGCCCGGGTCTGCCGCGTAATGCCCAGCATTCAGGCCGCCTTTGTGGACATCGGCCAGCAGCAGGACGCTTTCCTGCATTTTTCGGACATTGCTCCCAGCCTGCCGCTGCAGCTAAAGTTTCTGGCTGATCCGCAGCCCAGCGTCCGCAAACTGGCGGCCGAAATCGAGCAGCATCATCAGAGCCTGGCACGTCGCCGCCATCCCCGACCCCACCGGACGGACCCATCCGAAACGTCTGCGGATAAGTCATCCGGAGGGGCGGAATCAACGCACCGGCGGCGGCTAGATGCACGCCTGCGCGGACGCCGGCGCTCAGCGCAACGGCGTCTGCAACGCAAGCTCTCGCCTCAGACGCCTTCCGCCGAAGCAGAAACGGCCACGGCGTCTTCTGCGCGCCTCGACTTTTCACCCGAGGCGCTGCTCAAACGCGACCAGCCCCTTCTGGTCAAGATCATCAAAGAGCCTATTTCTTCCAAGGGCAGCCGGGTCTCTACAGATATCTCGCTGGCGGGGCGTTTCCTGGTGCTGGTGCCCTTTGCCAACTACGTGGCCGTCTCTAAGAAGATTACTTCCTATAAGGAGCGGCGACGGCTTCGGGCACTGGCCCAAAGTCTCGTACCGGAAGGCTTCGGTGTCATCGTGCGTACCGTAGCCGAGGGCCAGAACGCCAAAGCCCTTGACACCGATCTGCGGTTGCTCCTGGAGAAGTGGGAACGGATCGAAAAGAAACTGGCCGAACATCCTGCCCCCCCGCTGCTGTTGCATGAGGACGTAAACATGGTCTCGTCTGTCATTCGCGATCTCTTCTCTGAAGACTGCACCCGAATCCTGGTGGACAATCCTCGCCTGCACCGCAACATTCGGAGCTATGTGCAAGCGGTAGCGCCCCATAAAGTGGATGCGGTGCAGCTTTATCAGGGGAAAGCGCATATCTTCGCAGCCACCGGCATTGCCCAACAGGTCGCCCAGGCCTTTGAAAGCCGCGTGGATCTCCCCTCCGGCGGCTACCTCTACATTGAGCACACCGAAGCCATGCACGTCATCGACGTGAACTCGGGGCGGGCCGGACGCGGCCTGAGCCAGGAAGAAAACTCTCTGCGCGTCAACCTGGAGGCTGCCCGCGTTATTGCCCAGCAAGTGCGCGTGCGCGACCTGGGTGGCATTATTGTCATCGACTTTATTGATCTGAAGGACGAGAAAAACAAAAAGAAGGTCTATGACGAGCTGAAAAAAGAATTCAAGAAGGACCGGGCCGTTACCAAGATTCTTCCGATGAGTGACTTTGGCCTGGTTCAGATTACCCGGCAGCGCCTGCGGCCCAGTTTGACCACTACCTTCGATAAAATGGCCGAACGGCTGGTGCGCGAAAAGGCTGTGCCGCCGGCTTCTGCCCAACCTACGCCTGAAGCCCTGTTAAAGGCTATGGAGCGCTGGCTTCAAACGTACCGTCGGGAGAGCGGTCGCCGCCACGTAACGCTCCGGGTGCACCCGTTCACGGCCGCTTATCTGACCCGACGCGTGCCGGCCTACCCAACGCGCTGGCTGCTCAAACATCTGGTGCGCGTGCGGCTTGAATCCGATCCCCATTTGCCGCCTCTAAGCTTTCGGTTCGAAGATCCTGCAACGGGCGAAGACCTGACTGACCGGTTCATGATACCTCAGAATGGACAGCTCTCGGAGAACGTACCTTCTTAA
- a CDS encoding MBL fold metallo-hydrolase, whose product MSRSTDTATLRVTLLGTGTSTGVPVIGCSCRVCRSSDPRDRRTRCACYIEANGLGILIDTGPDFRQQALREGIRRLDAVLYTHHHFDHVAGIDDLRPFFFENSRPIPCYAPPNTARVLYRMFSYIFADGTYPGVPRLHLHAVEGPFEITSRYGDAARLRVEPIEVLHGQLPMYGYRIGHFAYLTDASQLPESSYERLQDLDVLVLDALRERPHPTHFSIDEAIQVARRIGARQTYFIHMTHDVLHAEVDARLPEGINLAYDGLQFTCRLTTS is encoded by the coding sequence ATGTCGCGTTCGACTGACACAGCCACGCTACGTGTAACGCTGCTGGGCACCGGTACCTCCACAGGCGTGCCGGTTATCGGATGCTCTTGCCGCGTCTGCCGCTCCAGCGACCCCCGCGACCGGCGCACGCGCTGCGCCTGTTACATTGAAGCCAATGGACTGGGCATTCTCATCGATACCGGCCCCGACTTTCGGCAGCAGGCGCTGCGCGAAGGCATTCGCCGCCTGGACGCTGTGCTCTACACGCACCACCACTTTGACCATGTAGCCGGCATCGACGACCTACGCCCCTTTTTTTTCGAAAACAGCCGCCCAATCCCTTGCTACGCCCCGCCCAACACCGCCCGCGTGCTCTACCGAATGTTCTCGTACATCTTTGCCGATGGCACCTATCCCGGCGTTCCCCGGCTCCACCTGCACGCCGTTGAAGGACCCTTTGAGATAACCAGCCGCTATGGCGACGCTGCTCGCCTGCGCGTGGAACCCATTGAAGTGCTGCACGGCCAGTTGCCTATGTACGGCTACCGCATCGGTCATTTTGCCTATCTGACCGATGCAAGCCAACTGCCGGAATCCAGCTACGAACGTCTCCAGGATCTGGATGTGCTTGTGCTTGACGCCCTGCGCGAACGCCCTCACCCTACCCACTTTTCAATTGACGAGGCCATCCAGGTAGCCCGCCGCATCGGCGCCCGCCAGACCTATTTTATCCACATGACGCACGACGTGCTGCATGCTGAAGTCGATGCCCGGCTACCCGAAGGCATTAACCTGGCCTACGACGGCCTGCAGTTTACCTGCCGTCTCACCACTTCTTAA
- the aroQ gene encoding type II 3-dehydroquinate dehydratase, whose protein sequence is MKILVLNGPNLNLLGKREPAIYGRITLQQLEKMLREAFPDITLEFVQSNHEGELIDQLHRAETEHFDGVVFNPGGYTHTSVAIRDAVAAISVPVVEVHLSNLHARESFRQHSLTAAVSEGQIVGLGAMGYRLAILYLVERARQKQKR, encoded by the coding sequence ATGAAAATCCTTGTGCTCAATGGGCCCAACCTGAACCTGCTGGGCAAACGCGAGCCCGCTATCTACGGACGGATCACGCTGCAGCAACTTGAGAAAATGCTTCGGGAAGCGTTTCCGGACATAACCCTGGAATTTGTGCAGAGCAACCACGAAGGCGAACTGATCGACCAGCTCCACCGCGCCGAAACGGAACACTTCGACGGCGTGGTTTTCAATCCCGGAGGCTATACCCATACGTCGGTAGCCATCCGCGATGCCGTAGCAGCCATCTCGGTGCCCGTCGTGGAAGTGCATCTGTCAAACCTGCATGCCCGGGAATCTTTTCGGCAACACTCGCTCACGGCAGCCGTATCTGAAGGTCAGATCGTCGGCCTGGGCGCTATGGGCTACCGGCTGGCGATTCTGTATCTTGTAGAACGCGCGCGCCAGAAGCAAAAACGCTAA
- a CDS encoding metal-dependent hydrolase: MANYRGHLAGATAFFAVYLAGLFYVFSVDAAYTRFTLLELVAYPLALFGLCLMFALWPDVDTNSLGQTLFYWIFFLVDVVLIATRHFEEAAYLGLFAILPILGKHRGWTHTWWAMLLIPSPLLLLPYLFFPERPFSGLPFYGAAVVGYLSHLVLDGVLFRLRRRRRAYR, encoded by the coding sequence GTGGCAAACTATCGAGGACATCTGGCCGGGGCCACGGCCTTCTTTGCCGTGTACCTGGCCGGATTGTTCTATGTCTTTTCGGTTGACGCGGCGTACACCCGCTTTACCCTGCTCGAGCTGGTGGCTTATCCACTGGCGCTTTTCGGTCTCTGCCTGATGTTTGCCCTCTGGCCCGACGTCGACACCAACTCGCTGGGCCAGACGCTTTTTTACTGGATTTTCTTTCTGGTCGATGTCGTGCTTATCGCTACCCGCCACTTCGAGGAAGCAGCCTACCTCGGTCTTTTTGCCATTCTGCCCATCCTGGGCAAACACCGCGGCTGGACCCATACCTGGTGGGCCATGCTCCTCATCCCTTCTCCGCTGCTCCTGCTGCCCTATTTGTTCTTTCCGGAGCGTCCTTTCTCCGGGTTACCTTTCTACGGAGCGGCTGTCGTAGGATACCTGAGCCATTTGGTACTGGACGGCGTACTGTTTCGCCTGCGCCGGCGTCGTCGCGCTTACCGGTAG
- a CDS encoding lipopolysaccharide biosynthesis protein — protein MPAGRLRQLVSETAIYGLSSILARLFNFLLFPFYSHVFSPDAYGVISIVYTAFLFFNIVYQYGMESAYLRFAVHASKDRRRRVFSTAVGSLLGSSLLLSLLIVLFPTPIATLIDLEARYRWLLYYMAVILLLDTLAIIPFAELRLSNRAWRFALIRLASVCVNLGLNIWLLVGLHWGVAGVFMANAVASATTLALLSPEFIRLWRPWFDRQLWRDLLRFGLPFLPGGLGYAITDRINLLFLKRMTPDQVRQLYHERLDLAALAREAERAAQAVLERAGGMLTPEVQQRMTEAAQAVYGNHVVGVYNGVLKLAIFLMLVIQMFRFAWQPFFLQHARDPDAPQLFARVFLLLTAASLLVLLSVSFFAQEIVQLPLPGGYALINPRYWTGLFIVPVALLGYLFQGWYYVFSAGAYLRHRTSLFIPATLAGALVSLLLNALLVPRMGMLGAAWATTLAYATMALTLWGLIRTHYAVPYPWRQVFALGAWTLLIFGAWQTWPALQQPVVELLLLMGWAAALPTLRVVTPGELRALFVRFPPSA, from the coding sequence ATGCCTGCAGGACGTTTGCGCCAACTTGTTTCCGAAACCGCCATCTACGGGCTGTCTTCCATTCTGGCCCGGCTGTTCAACTTTTTACTTTTCCCGTTTTACTCCCATGTCTTCTCGCCCGATGCTTACGGTGTCATTTCCATTGTCTATACAGCTTTTCTCTTTTTCAACATTGTCTATCAGTACGGCATGGAGTCGGCCTACCTGCGTTTTGCCGTACATGCCAGCAAAGATAGACGACGTCGCGTCTTCAGCACGGCCGTCGGCTCCCTTCTGGGCTCTTCGCTTCTGCTCTCTCTGCTGATCGTGCTATTTCCCACTCCTATAGCCACGCTGATTGACCTGGAGGCCCGCTACCGCTGGCTGCTCTACTACATGGCGGTCATTCTGCTGCTCGACACGCTGGCCATTATACCCTTTGCCGAACTCCGCCTCAGCAACCGCGCCTGGCGCTTTGCTTTGATCCGACTGGCCAGCGTGTGCGTTAATCTTGGCCTCAATATCTGGCTGCTGGTCGGCCTGCACTGGGGCGTGGCCGGAGTCTTCATGGCTAATGCCGTGGCGTCGGCCACTACGCTGGCATTGTTAAGCCCGGAGTTCATCCGGTTATGGCGGCCATGGTTCGACAGGCAACTCTGGCGGGATCTGCTGCGCTTTGGATTACCGTTCCTGCCTGGTGGGTTAGGCTACGCTATTACAGATCGCATTAACCTGCTATTTCTGAAACGCATGACGCCGGATCAGGTACGCCAGCTCTACCATGAGCGGCTTGACCTTGCCGCACTCGCTCGTGAAGCCGAACGTGCCGCCCAGGCCGTTCTGGAGCGCGCCGGAGGCATGCTGACGCCCGAAGTGCAGCAGCGCATGACGGAGGCCGCCCAGGCCGTTTATGGCAACCATGTCGTAGGCGTTTACAATGGCGTGCTCAAGTTGGCCATTTTTCTGATGCTGGTCATCCAGATGTTCCGCTTTGCCTGGCAACCTTTTTTCTTGCAGCATGCCCGCGATCCGGATGCCCCCCAGCTTTTCGCACGCGTCTTTTTGCTGCTGACAGCCGCCAGTTTGCTGGTACTGCTGAGCGTCTCGTTCTTTGCGCAGGAAATCGTTCAGCTACCGCTGCCCGGCGGCTATGCCCTCATTAACCCGCGTTACTGGACCGGCTTGTTTATCGTGCCCGTAGCCTTACTAGGCTACCTGTTTCAAGGCTGGTACTATGTGTTTTCAGCAGGCGCCTATTTACGCCATCGCACCTCGCTTTTTATTCCTGCCACCCTGGCCGGGGCCCTTGTTTCGCTGCTCCTCAACGCACTGCTGGTACCCCGGATGGGTATGCTGGGCGCCGCCTGGGCTACTACCCTGGCTTATGCAACCATGGCCCTGACGCTCTGGGGGCTCATCCGAACACATTATGCCGTACCCTATCCCTGGCGCCAGGTGTTCGCCCTGGGAGCCTGGACCCTCCTGATCTTCGGAGCCTGGCAAACGTGGCCTGCGCTTCAACAGCCAGTCGTTGAACTGCTGTTGCTGATGGGCTGGGCTGCCGCCCTTCCCACACTCCGCGTCGTCACGCCAGGCGAACTTCGCGCTCTGTTTGTGCGTTTCCCCCCCTCAGCGTAA
- a CDS encoding T9SS type A sorting domain-containing protein, giving the protein MLAPPQVGDRQSFKVYNFETQTTELREFELRVIEERFYLWVEVASLDSGWVTDAKLEALRSALADATPTGSINPNQGIIANVEDVFGNPPNVDGDGKTDVLLVDIRDGWDPQSGGGFVAGFVYSGDLSPSGNNRDILYLDTNPSLSTNRPIQSLLSTAAHEYQHLIHFNYDIDEISFVNEGLSEWAEVINGYERRAMRYLSDVARYNVPIFRWSQDNVNVLDDYERAGLFTTYLEDRIGWQAVGAITRDAQSGLSSYQNALAPHGLSFYQVLLDFHTANFLNNRNVNAAYGYSRTDFQNVGAIPSVVYNGRITTQTPDTTILLWGGGVLYLVWQYVKDLQVTLSGASLALRALRYPEGGGVIVEDLNPAASPFTFSGSHNQVVLIVTRTSTSASSQVTYSATWSSDQTFTSQIVQFDNGEVMQPFIRSNGVELLTRFENPQPGYTLLGRVFLPLYFYSQFGNGPPATAPRDFTLTVRAAQPDGTPGDVLFEQTLNDPRPYQGVTSFTISFAEIDLFPYATQIGDLPDVLFIGYRDAGTDTNTIVLATSSYTVENRSFIGPLQGSWRALWETTLSDGTSLNGRIIPIRLEFLVGTQPVPAEPLAELPRELALEPPYPNPFRTTALLRYHLPKSGPVRLRIFDLLGRQVALLVDGPQPAGTHTVRLDVRGWASGLYLCVLETDGQRRIQRLQIVR; this is encoded by the coding sequence GTGCTGGCACCTCCCCAGGTAGGCGATCGTCAATCTTTTAAGGTCTACAACTTTGAGACCCAAACGACCGAGCTGCGTGAATTTGAACTGCGCGTTATTGAAGAACGGTTCTATCTGTGGGTCGAGGTTGCTTCGCTTGACAGTGGCTGGGTGACCGATGCCAAACTAGAAGCGCTACGGTCCGCTCTGGCCGATGCCACCCCCACCGGCTCGATTAACCCCAATCAGGGTATTATTGCCAACGTCGAAGATGTTTTTGGCAACCCGCCCAACGTGGATGGCGACGGCAAAACCGATGTGCTGCTGGTCGACATACGGGACGGCTGGGACCCGCAAAGCGGCGGCGGATTTGTTGCTGGTTTTGTCTACAGTGGCGATCTGAGCCCCAGTGGAAATAATCGCGACATTCTGTATCTGGACACCAACCCCTCGCTTTCTACTAACCGGCCTATTCAATCGCTGCTTTCGACGGCCGCGCACGAATACCAACATCTCATTCACTTCAACTATGACATCGACGAAATCTCCTTTGTAAATGAAGGCCTTTCGGAATGGGCCGAAGTGATTAACGGCTATGAGCGTCGCGCCATGCGATATCTGAGCGATGTGGCGCGGTACAACGTTCCGATCTTCCGCTGGTCTCAGGACAACGTAAACGTGCTGGACGACTACGAACGCGCGGGCCTGTTTACCACCTATCTGGAAGACCGCATTGGCTGGCAGGCCGTCGGTGCCATCACGCGCGACGCACAAAGCGGCCTCTCCTCCTATCAAAATGCCCTCGCGCCCCATGGTCTTTCGTTCTACCAGGTCCTGCTGGACTTTCATACAGCCAACTTCCTGAACAACCGAAACGTCAACGCAGCCTACGGCTACAGCCGCACGGACTTTCAGAACGTAGGCGCTATCCCCTCTGTCGTCTACAACGGCCGCATCACTACCCAGACGCCAGACACTACGATCTTGCTGTGGGGAGGCGGCGTGCTTTATCTGGTGTGGCAGTATGTCAAGGACTTACAGGTTACGCTCTCTGGAGCCTCGCTGGCGCTTCGCGCGCTGCGCTACCCTGAAGGGGGCGGCGTTATTGTCGAAGACCTGAATCCTGCTGCCTCTCCGTTCACGTTCTCCGGCTCGCATAACCAGGTCGTGCTCATCGTAACACGCACGTCCACCTCCGCAAGCTCGCAGGTTACCTACAGCGCCACGTGGAGCTCAGACCAGACCTTCACCAGCCAGATTGTGCAGTTCGACAATGGCGAGGTGATGCAGCCGTTCATTCGCTCAAATGGTGTGGAACTGCTCACGCGCTTTGAAAACCCGCAACCAGGCTATACGCTGCTGGGTCGCGTCTTTCTGCCACTTTACTTCTACAGCCAGTTCGGCAACGGTCCGCCTGCTACGGCTCCTCGCGATTTTACGCTAACTGTGCGCGCCGCCCAACCGGACGGCACCCCGGGCGACGTGCTGTTTGAACAGACCTTGAACGATCCGCGTCCCTACCAGGGCGTCACCTCGTTCACCATTTCGTTTGCTGAAATTGACCTGTTCCCTTATGCCACGCAGATCGGTGACTTGCCCGACGTGCTGTTTATCGGCTATCGGGACGCAGGAACGGACACCAACACCATCGTGCTGGCAACGTCCAGCTATACCGTCGAAAATCGCTCCTTCATTGGTCCCCTTCAGGGAAGCTGGCGCGCGCTCTGGGAGACCACCCTCAGCGATGGCACCTCCCTGAACGGCCGCATCATTCCTATCCGGCTGGAGTTTCTGGTAGGTACCCAGCCCGTGCCGGCCGAGCCACTTGCTGAACTGCCCCGCGAACTGGCCCTGGAACCGCCCTATCCTAATCCATTCCGCACCACAGCGCTGCTGCGCTATCATCTGCCGAAAAGTGGTCCGGTGCGGTTGCGCATCTTTGACCTACTGGGGCGGCAGGTGGCTCTCCTGGTGGACGGGCCGCAGCCGGCCGGCACGCATACCGTGCGGCTGGACGTTCGGGGCTGGGCCAGTGGACTGTACCTGTGTGTCCTAGAGACAGACGGCCAGCGACGCATTCAACGCTTGCAGATAGTCCGCTAA
- a CDS encoding aldo/keto reductase, producing MRCVSELLWYWAALEAGINLFDHAGMYSRGKSAIVFGTLLKGRVVRREKVVLQARSGIRFEDDPPGAPQHYDFSYEHIIRSVEGSS from the coding sequence ATGCGGTGCGTCAGCGAGCTGCTGTGGTACTGGGCGGCTCTGGAGGCTGGCATTAATCTGTTCGATCATGCCGGCATGTACAGCCGAGGAAAATCAGCGATTGTTTTTGGAACGCTGCTGAAGGGGCGGGTTGTTCGTCGGGAGAAAGTCGTGTTGCAGGCCAGGAGCGGTATTCGATTCGAAGACGATCCGCCGGGTGCGCCGCAGCACTATGATTTCAGCTACGAGCACATTATACGGTCGGTTGAGGGCAGCTCTTGA